The segment AActtaatgagattttatttttaatttaggtgTCCGATACTGTAGTAGAACCTTATAATGCAACCTTATCAGTCCACCAGTTAGTTGAAAACACTGATGAAACCTACTGTATAGACAATGAAGCTCTATATGATATCTGCTTCAGAACCCTGAAATTGAGCACTCCTACTTATGGAGATCTTAACCATCTTGTTTCTGTTACCATGTCTGGAGTAACTACCTGTCTTCGATTCCCTGGCCAGTTGAATGCTGATCTCCGAAAACTTGCCGTAAATATGGTTCCTTTCCCTCGTCTTCACTTCTTTATGCCAGGTTTTGCTCCTCTTACATCTAGGGGTAGCCAGCAATATAGAGCTCTTAGTGTTCCTGAACTTACTCAACAGATGTTTGATGCTAAAAACATGATGGCCGCTTGTGATCCTCGTCATGgcaggtaatttaaaattttaattatgaaaaatgtacTCTCTTAAATTCTTTACCTGTTTGTCttcattaaatataactaaataatacTTTGACCTCTCTATAATAAAATCAGccttttttaaagttctatttgaaataaaaataacagttttaaaaaaaattaatgtttgcatAATTATATAGACTATATATGTGTTAGTTTACATGAAGTGTatcattatttatgtttaaaagttactggcatttcttattataaaataatactttaaaaaatttcttaaatgaattggCTTATTTTATTGGTATTGTAAATAGTTTCTTTTAGTAGTAGAGGGAAAATTAGATTTGTaacatttgagaaatattaagaTTGATTTAACATggctatatttttcttaattttgctatttattagcAAATctcattatgaattattttgaagtagAATTGTTGATTGATGTTAGAAATTGATGCAGTTTGAGCTAATAACCTAAAACCTTCTATCCCCCCCCCTTCCTTGCAGGTACTTGACTGTTGCTACCATCTTCCGTGGCCGAATGAGCATGAAGGAAGTTGATGAACAAATGTTGAACGTCCAAAATAAGAACAGTAGTTTCTTTGTTGAATGGATTCCTAATAATGTGAAAACTGCCGTCTGTGATATTCCTCCACGAGGCCTTAAAATGGCTGCTACTTTCATTGGTAACACCACTGCCATTCAAGAAATCTTCAAGCGAATTTCTGATCAATTTACTggtaagaaaaatacatttaacttaaatatattatattggtTCTTTCATGATCTTTGCCTTTTAGTGATACTATCATAACGCTGGTTATATATGGTAAACTTCTGTTTTaacgatatttttgtttttctctttaaGCTATGTTCCGTCGCAAAGCTTTCTTGCATTGGTACACTGGAGAAGGTATGGATGAAATGGAATT is part of the Argiope bruennichi chromosome 10, qqArgBrue1.1, whole genome shotgun sequence genome and harbors:
- the LOC129988168 gene encoding tubulin beta chain-like, with product MREIVHVQAGQCGNQIGAKFWEVISDEHGIDPTGAYHGDSDLQLERINVYYNEASGGKYVPRAILLDLEPGTMDSVRSGPFGQLFRPDNFIFGQSGAGNNWAKGHYTEGAELVDTVLDVVRKESESCDCLQGFQLAHSLGGGTGSGMGTLLISKIREEYPDRIMNTFSVMPSPKVSDTVVEPYNATLSVHQLVENTDETYCIDNEALYDICFRTLKLSTPTYGDLNHLVSVTMSGVTTCLRFPGQLNADLRKLAVNMVPFPRLHFFMPGFAPLTSRGSQQYRALSVPELTQQMFDAKNMMAACDPRHGRYLTVATIFRGRMSMKEVDEQMLNVQNKNSSFFVEWIPNNVKTAVCDIPPRGLKMAATFIGNTTAIQEIFKRISDQFTAMFRRKAFLHWYTGEGMDEMEFTEAESNMNDLVSEYQQYQEATAEDEGDFEEEDVANETA